The Intestinibaculum porci DNA window CACATTGATTTAAGCGGTCTCTTCACGCGCAAGGTGCAGTTTCTTTGTCTTTGTATCCTTTGTCTTGGCATCGGCGCTATGACGCTTATGCACCAGCAGGATTTGCTTTTTAATAAGATCTCAAAGGCAACGCTCAAAGCGCGATCTGATAAGGTAACGATGACGACTCGCGATGGGCTAAGCTACCCGCTTTATACTTATCAGGGGTATAAGCACCAAAGTCTGTTTAGTCATCGCTCAACCGATCCTGCCATTTATGTTGTGCCACATACGCATATCTTTTATAGCGCTTATGAAGTGCATCATTATAAAGCTGTTCTTAGCCATCGCCTTTGCTTTATCTTGGGATCTTTTGCCTTCAGCTTACTCTTTTCTATCTTGTATCGAAAAACACCGTTTCAGCCATGAAGCGGTGTTTTAATATTCACGATCACGAAGGACGCAAAGCAATATGATCATGATCGTATAAACCAGTAAACTAATTGGTAAGGAAATATGCAATGCATAATTGATCAAATGATGATAAGTGACATTAATCGCATTGGTCATTAATAAGGTGGTCGTCACCGCTAAAAGAACAAATAGACGCCCTCTTAAGATCTGATAGCGCTCATCATTAAAAATGAAAAATAATACCGCCGCTAAGATCATCAGCGCGATGGACAATACGACAATCGAAACACGATTGAAATAAATGCGTTCCTTCGAAACATTGAAGAAGACTTTCATCACTTCACTCACCGCATGCAAAAAAGCGCCGCTAGCCATCACAATGAGCGATTGGAGTAAATAGGATGTATGATGGTTTTTAAGATATGCCCGTTCACCTAAAAGCAGTAAGAAGTCTCCTAAGACAATAAAGAGACCGCATAAAACATCAATGCCTTTCACGAGGCTAGCATCCTGAAAAAAGCTATACATCCGCTGAATACTTAAGAAAACACCAAGGATCGCACAAAGTAGTAAACTGAGTGATAAAACCGTATAAAGCAAAATCGTTTTGATTTTCATCCGTTTCACCTCAAAAACAAAAGAAGACCACCTAAGTGATCTTCATTTCACTGTTATTATTTTGCTAAAGCTTCTTTAGCAGTATTCACAATTGCTGTGAACCCAGCAGGATCACTGATTGCGATTTCTGATAACATTTTTCTGTTAATTTCAACGTTTGCTAATTTTAAACCATGCATTAACTGTGAGTATGAGATTTCATTCATACGAGCTGCAGCGTTGATACGTGCAATCCATAATTTTCTCATTTCTCTCTTAAGCTGTCTTCTATCTCTGTATGCATATTTATAAGAATGCATAACCTGTTCATGAGCAGTCTTATATAATTTATGTTTAGCACCGAAATAACCTTTTGCTAATTTTAAGCTCTTTTTTCTTCTACGTGTTGTTGTATAGTTACCTTTAACTCTTGCCATTGTTGTATCCTCCTATATTTCCTTAGATTCTTGATTTAATTCTCTTATAATCTGAAGGATGCACTGTTGAAGATTTTGCTAAATGTTTCTTCTGTTTATGTGTTTTGTTTGCAGCTAAGTGAGAAACATAACCATGGCTTCTCTTTAATTTTCCGCTACCAGTCTTCTTTAATCTTTTCTTAAGACCGCTATGTGTTTTCATTTTTGGCATTGTCAATTCCTCCTACTTTTTTGACTTTTTAGGTGCGAGCACCGCCGTCAGTGTTCGCCCTTCAAGTTTTGCTGGCTTTTCAATGACGCAGTAATCAGCACACTCTGCGACGAAATCATCAAGTATCTTCTGACCAATATCGATATGCGCCATCTGACGACCTCTGAAACGAACGGCAATTTTGACTTTATCACCGGATTCTAACCATTTTAAGGTACGCTTTAATTTGACGTTTTTATCGTGAACATCGATCGTTGGTGAAAGCTGCGTTTCCTTTAAAGAAACAGCCTTAGAGTTCTTTCTCATTTCTCTTGCTTTCTTCTGCTGTTCAAAACGATACTTACCGTAATCCATGATACGGCATACTGGTGGTTTCGCCTTTGGGGCTACACACACTAAGTCTAAGCCTGCTTCATTCGCCTTTGCCTGCGCTTCGCGGGAACTCATTGTGCCCACCTGTTCGCCATGATTATCTACGACACGAACTTCTCTAAATCTAATTCTTTCATTCACCAAATCTTCGTTCTTTTGTGGTTTGTCATACTTTCTGATAAAAGCCACCTCCTCAAATAATTTTTAAATAAAAAGTGAGCGCATAATGCACCCACTGTCTCGAAGAATTCATCTTGTGACATTTGCCCATCGACATCATCAATCGGGCGAGAAGTAGGTACTTCTTCTTTCCACTTTTTATTTACTCGTTCAATATACACGTGAAAACGTACGTTGTCAACGTCTTTTTGTATTTTTTGGCACCAGTTGAGCCCAGTTTGTAAAAATCTTCTGGCACATCGGCGCTAAAGGTCATTTCTTTATGCGTCAATGGATGCACAAAGGCAAAGACATCCTGATGCAAAGCTACCCGATGGATGCTATTTCTGTGACCGCCATATTTGACATCACCAGAAATCGGATGATGTAACACCTCCGCCATATGGACGCGAATCTGATTCTTACGCCCGGTATCAATGGTGATCTGCATCATCGTATACCCTTTACTGCTATTGATTGACTGATAATGGGTAATCGCCTGTTTGCCTTCTTTTGCGACGTAGACTTTACCTGCTTTATTTTCCTGTAAACAGGTTTTGATTGTTCCGCCTTTGATAACCTTGCCTTCGACAATCGCCACATAGCTGCGCACTTTCACATAATCATTCCAATGTTTAGTCAGCGCCTCATAGAGAGCTTTCTTCTTCGCAAACATCAAAACGCCCGATGTCTCCTGATCTAAGCGATGGACAAGAAAGATCTTTTCATGTTTTTTCGTTAAATAATCCTTTACGATCGCATAAGCGGTTTTGCTTTTATTATTCATCGTTTGTTCACTCACCAGACCACTTGGCTTATTGATGACAATCAGATCCTCATCTTCATAGAGAATCGGAAAAGCAAGACTTTGTTTTTGTCCGATGGTTACCTCATCCCCGTTATGGAGCGGAAAGGCAAAATTGGTCTGCACCGTTCCATTGACAAACACCTGACCATATTTCAAGGCGTTTTTCAAGGCATTACGCTTTTTCCCAGTTTCTTTTAATAAATAGTCCATGAGGGTCATTTCTTCTTTGACTTTATACATCATAGGTCTCCTTTAAATACTGACGCACTTCTTTGGCTAGTGATGTCATCCCTTCACGCAGCTGCATCATCAATGGTATATCATCATGATTGATGCAGCGCACATCGCTAAAACCAGCCTGTAAAAGTGTGTCTTTATGATTGACTTGCCCGGCGAAAGCCACAATCGGCTTATGATATTTTAAAGCCAGCTTTAAAACACCTTGCGGCGCTTTCCCCATCAACGTCTGCGCATCCATCTTCCCTTCGCCCGTTAAGATCAGGTCACACTCCGCGACCGCCTCTTCTAAATGGGTTAATCGCATCACTTCGTTAATGCCCGATGTTAAGGTGCCCTTTAAATAATTGACGATCGCAAAGCCCAGTCCGCCAGCGGCACCGGCACCAGCCGTAAAAAGATCATCCTGACCATTCACCTGCGCCGACAATTTGCCATAGCGACGCATGCCGGCATCTAAACGAGCTAAGTCATTTTCCGCAATGCCTTTTTGCATCCCAAAGACATATGTGGCGCCTTTTTTGCCAACAAGTGGATTATCGACATCACAAAGGCCTTTAAAAGTAATATGTCCATAACGTTCATGAAGCGTTCCTAAATCAATATGATCAATCGCTGTCAGGGATGCCCCCACTGGCATTAAAAGCCCGCCATCTAGATCATAAAAACGCACACCTAACGCTGCTAACATGCCCATCCCGCCATCATTAGAGGCGCTGCCGCCTAATGTGATGACAATCGTATGCACGCCATATTCGGCCGCATAGCGAATCATTTCCCCGACACCTAAGCTGGTAATCAACGCGCCATTTTTCTCCTCTTCTTTGAGATATTCCAGGCCACACGCCTGCGCGCATTCAATAATGGCCAGATCGCCAATAATCGCTAACTGGGCACCCACGTTGCGAAAATCTGGTCCGTTCACAAATAATTCATGAATAGTGCCAGAGAGGGCAGAGTTAATAGCGGACATTGTTCCCTCCCCGCCGTCAGCGAGCGGTTTAATCGTGACCGGGACATCTTTCATATCCGCGCATGCTGTTTTTACAGCCTCTCCGGCCTGATAAGCAGTCATGGATTCTTTAAACGAATCAAATGCGGCTAAAATTTTCATGCTAAAGCCCCCCTT harbors:
- a CDS encoding glycerate kinase family protein, with the protein product MKILAAFDSFKESMTAYQAGEAVKTACADMKDVPVTIKPLADGGEGTMSAINSALSGTIHELFVNGPDFRNVGAQLAIIGDLAIIECAQACGLEYLKEEEKNGALITSLGVGEMIRYAAEYGVHTIVITLGGSASNDGGMGMLAALGVRFYDLDGGLLMPVGASLTAIDHIDLGTLHERYGHITFKGLCDVDNPLVGKKGATYVFGMQKGIAENDLARLDAGMRRYGKLSAQVNGQDDLFTAGAGAAGGLGFAIVNYLKGTLTSGINEVMRLTHLEEAVAECDLILTGEGKMDAQTLMGKAPQGVLKLALKYHKPIVAFAGQVNHKDTLLQAGFSDVRCINHDDIPLMMQLREGMTSLAKEVRQYLKETYDV
- the rpmI gene encoding 50S ribosomal protein L35, giving the protein MPKMKTHSGLKKRLKKTGSGKLKRSHGYVSHLAANKTHKQKKHLAKSSTVHPSDYKRIKSRI
- a CDS encoding RluA family pseudouridine synthase; the encoded protein is MYKVKEEMTLMDYLLKETGKKRNALKNALKYGQVFVNGTVQTNFAFPLHNGDEVTIGQKQSLAFPILYEDEDLIVINKPSGLVSEQTMNNKSKTAYAIVKDYLTKKHEKIFLVHRLDQETSGVLMFAKKKALYEALTKHWNDYVKVRSYVAIVEGKVIKGGTIKTCLQENKAGKVYVAKEGKQAITHYQSINSSKGYTMMQITIDTGRKNQIRVHMAEVLHHPISGDVKYGGHRNSIHRVALHQDVFAFVHPLTHKEMTFSADVPEDFYKLGSTGAKKYKKTLTTYVFTCILNE
- the rplT gene encoding 50S ribosomal protein L20, coding for MARVKGNYTTTRRRKKSLKLAKGYFGAKHKLYKTAHEQVMHSYKYAYRDRRQLKREMRKLWIARINAAARMNEISYSQLMHGLKLANVEINRKMLSEIAISDPAGFTAIVNTAKEALAK
- the infC gene encoding translation initiation factor IF-3, with product MAFIRKYDKPQKNEDLVNERIRFREVRVVDNHGEQVGTMSSREAQAKANEAGLDLVCVAPKAKPPVCRIMDYGKYRFEQQKKAREMRKNSKAVSLKETQLSPTIDVHDKNVKLKRTLKWLESGDKVKIAVRFRGRQMAHIDIGQKILDDFVAECADYCVIEKPAKLEGRTLTAVLAPKKSKK